Proteins from a genomic interval of Candidatus Methylomirabilota bacterium:
- a CDS encoding secondary thiamine-phosphate synthase enzyme YjbQ, producing MIRTVEITVPTKGHCDVHDLTAFMSEAIQKSGLREGQVLVFVPGSTAGVTTVEFEPGVVRDLREFFDAIIPERRNYHHHATWGDDNGASHLRAALLKPALPIPFRDSKPLLGTWQQLVLVDFDTRPRRRRVIFQLTGES from the coding sequence ATGATTCGCACGGTCGAGATCACGGTTCCGACGAAAGGCCACTGCGATGTTCACGATCTGACCGCTTTCATGAGCGAGGCGATCCAAAAGAGCGGCCTCCGTGAAGGGCAAGTGTTGGTCTTCGTCCCAGGCTCAACCGCGGGAGTCACCACGGTGGAGTTCGAGCCGGGCGTGGTTCGGGACCTCCGTGAGTTCTTCGACGCAATCATCCCGGAGCGCCGGAATTATCACCATCACGCCACCTGGGGCGATGACAACGGCGCCAGCCACCTCCGGGCCGCCCTCTTGAAGCCCGCACTTCCGATCCCCTTTCGGGACAGCAAACCACTACTCGGCACCTGGCAGCAACTCGTCCTCGTCGACTTTGACACGCGGCCCCGACGCAGGAGGGTGATCTTTCAGCTGACCGGCGAGTCCTAG
- the speE gene encoding polyamine aminopropyltransferase, producing the protein MEFWFTERQTEHLGITLRVRESLLVEQTSFQHLAVLDTYQYGRMLVLDGAIQTTEADEFVYHEMITHVPMTVHPKPQEVLVIGGGDGGTVREILKHPDLKHVRLVEVDDRVVAAARRFLPTLSQALDDPRVEVMITDGAEHVRAMRGVYDVIIVDSTDPVGPAVKLFQQDFYQAVHDALTAEGVFVTQSKSPYLDRELIREVLGIVRSLFPVALPYTAAVPTYPSGLWSFVLGSKVNHPIKFDEGRAEKLKTRFYSPEVHRAAFVLPREIRGDLLPTE; encoded by the coding sequence ATGGAATTCTGGTTTACAGAGAGGCAAACCGAACACCTCGGGATTACGCTTCGAGTGCGGGAGAGCCTCTTGGTAGAGCAAACTTCCTTCCAGCATCTGGCCGTTCTGGACACTTACCAGTACGGGCGGATGTTGGTCCTCGATGGGGCGATCCAGACCACCGAAGCGGATGAGTTCGTCTATCATGAGATGATCACTCATGTCCCGATGACCGTCCATCCGAAGCCCCAGGAGGTTCTGGTCATCGGAGGCGGCGATGGCGGAACGGTCCGGGAGATTCTGAAACATCCAGACCTTAAACACGTACGTCTCGTAGAGGTTGACGACCGGGTGGTGGCTGCCGCCCGCCGGTTCCTGCCGACTCTGAGCCAGGCCCTGGATGATCCCCGGGTGGAAGTCATGATCACAGACGGGGCAGAGCATGTCCGGGCGATGCGTGGGGTGTATGATGTGATCATCGTCGATTCGACCGACCCAGTCGGTCCGGCGGTGAAGCTGTTTCAGCAGGACTTTTACCAGGCGGTGCACGATGCCTTAACCGCAGAAGGAGTTTTCGTTACCCAATCCAAATCCCCCTACCTCGATCGGGAACTGATTCGGGAGGTCCTCGGAATCGTTCGTTCCCTCTTCCCTGTGGCCCTCCCCTACACTGCAGCGGTTCCAACCTACCCCAGTGGACTGTGGAGCTTTGTGCTCGGCTCAAAGGTGAATCATCCGATCAAGTTCGATGAGGGCCGGGCGGAGAAACTCAAGACCCGCTTTTACTCCCCCGAGGTCCACCGCGCTGCCTTTGTCCTCCCCCGTGAAATCCGGGGTGATCTGCTTCCGACGGAATGA
- the speB gene encoding agmatinase: MMRPKSPEVVIFGAPLDLTSSYRRGTRFGPQQIRVAGEGLEDYSLDLDRDVRRVKVIDHGDLELHPKNLEANLARIEKEAATALENGMPFVALGGEHLITLPLVKAALVKHPDLVLLQLDAHTDLAESCEGEPLTHATVMRRVAELLESGCVVQMGIRSATAEEVAFARGRTHLFPGPPVDVTQVLKMLTGKPVYLTIDIDVVDPAFAPGVSTPEPGGWSSAELFQVLRQMGDLEVVAMDLVEVCPPSDPAGITSTLAAKVLRESLLTFFYPS; this comes from the coding sequence ATGATGCGACCAAAGAGCCCTGAGGTCGTCATCTTCGGTGCCCCCTTAGATCTGACATCCTCTTATCGCCGTGGGACCCGATTTGGCCCCCAGCAGATCCGAGTAGCTGGGGAAGGGCTCGAAGACTATAGCTTGGACTTGGATAGAGATGTTCGCCGCGTCAAAGTGATTGATCACGGAGACCTTGAACTGCATCCGAAAAATCTTGAGGCAAATCTGGCGAGGATTGAAAAGGAGGCGGCAACAGCCCTAGAGAACGGCATGCCCTTTGTTGCCCTGGGTGGGGAACACCTGATCACCCTTCCCTTGGTCAAGGCTGCCCTCGTGAAGCATCCAGATCTCGTTCTCCTGCAATTGGATGCCCACACGGACCTGGCGGAAAGCTGTGAAGGCGAGCCACTCACCCACGCCACTGTCATGCGGCGGGTTGCGGAGCTCTTGGAGTCAGGATGTGTAGTGCAGATGGGAATCCGTTCCGCCACCGCCGAGGAGGTGGCCTTTGCCCGCGGTCGGACCCACCTTTTCCCGGGTCCGCCTGTGGACGTGACCCAAGTACTGAAGATGCTCACGGGCAAGCCGGTCTATCTCACGATTGACATCGATGTGGTGGACCCTGCCTTTGCGCCAGGAGTAAGCACCCCGGAACCTGGGGGATGGAGCAGTGCTGAGCTGTTTCAGGTGCTCAGGCAGATGGGCGACCTCGAGGTAGTGGCCATGGACCTGGTCGAGGTCTGTCCCCCCTCCGATCCTGCCGGGATTACGTCCACCTTGGCCGCTAAAGTCCTCCGCGAATCCCTCCTCACCTTCTTCTATCCCTCCTGA